In Xyrauchen texanus isolate HMW12.3.18 chromosome 13, RBS_HiC_50CHRs, whole genome shotgun sequence, a single genomic region encodes these proteins:
- the LOC127653938 gene encoding proliferation-associated protein 2G4-like, which produces MSDDEQQEQTIAEDLVVTKYKMGGDIANQALKVVIEAAKPGVSVLSLCEKGDAFIMAETGKIFKREKDMKKGNAFPTSVSVNNCVCHFSPLKSDPDYTLKDGDLVKIDLGVHVDGFISNVAHSFVIGATKEAPVTGRKADVIKAAQLCAEAALRLVKPGNQNTQVTEAWNKIAQSFKCNPIEGMLSHQLKQHVIDGEKTIIQNPTDQQRKDHEKAEFEVHEVYAVDVLISTGEGKARDGGQRTTIYKRDPNKQYGLKMKTSRMFFSEVERRFDTMPFTLRAFEDEGKARLGVVECAKHELLQPFSVLNEKEGEFVAQFKFTVLLMANGPLRITSAPFEAELYKSEHDVQDPELKSLIQSSASRKAQKKKKKKASKTAENASTGQPAENEVAAK; this is translated from the exons AGGCATTGAAGGTGGTCATCGAGGCAGCCAAACCAGGAGTATCAGTTCTGAGCCTCTGTGAGAAAGGAGATGCTTTCATCATGGCTGAAACTGGAAAGATCTTTAAGAGGGAGAAGGACATGAAGAAAG GCAATGCGTTCCCCACCAGTGTGTCAGTCAATAACTGTGTCTGCCACTTCTCTCCCCTGAAGAGCGACCCAGACTATACGCTGAAAGATGGAGATTTGGTCAAAAT TGATCTAGGAGTACATGTCGATGGCTTCATCTCCAATGTGGCACATAGCTTTGTTATAGGAGCTACTAAG GAAGCACCTGTGACAGGAAGGAAAGCTGATGTCATCAAGGCAGCACAATTGTGTGCTGAGGCCGCTTTGCGTCTCGTCAAACCTGGCAACCAG AACACGCAGGTAACTGAGGCCTGGAACAAGATTGCTCAGTCATTCAAGTGCAATCCAATTGAGG GTATGCTGTCCCATCAACTAAAGCAACATGTTATTGATGGAGAGAAGACCATTATCCAGAACCCTACAGATCAACAAAG GAAGGACCACGAGAAGGCAGAGTTTGAGGTTCATGAAGTGTATGCTGTGGATGTGTTGATCAGCACAGGAGAGGGGAAG GCAAGAGATGGTGGCCAAAGGACAACCATCTATAAACGGGACCCCAATAAGCAGTATGGACTGAAGATGAAGACATCCAGAATGTTCTTCAGTGAAGTGGAAAGACGCTTTGACACTATGCCTTTCACTCTCAG GGCATTTGAGGATGAAGGAAAAGCTCGTTTGGGAGTTGTGGAGTGTGCCAAACATGAGCTACTGCAGCCTTTTAGTGTGCTGAACGAGAAAGAAG GTGAGTTTGTGGCTCAGTTTAAATTCACAGTGCTGCTGATGGCCAATGGTCCTTTGAGAATCACGAGTGCACCATTTGAAGCAGAGCTGTACAAGTCTGAACATGATGTACAAGATCCTGAACTCAAG TCTCTGATACAGAGTTCTGCAAGTCGCAAagcacagaagaagaagaaaaagaag GCCTCCAAAACGGCTGAGAATGCTAGTACAGGCCAACCAGCTGAGAATGAGGTTGCAGCCAAATAG